tctctctctctctctctctccctctctctccctttctttcattcattcatattctctctctctccacatgtTACTCTTATGGTGATTCATAACTCCAGTTACAGCTggaaccaataaaaaaaaacaaaagactgCACGTGAGCTTAGAAACGGCGCCGCGCAGAGAAGcggctcagccaatcagatggaCTCTGGGAGCCACAGCTGACAACGAAAACAAAGAAAGCCACTCAGTTCAGCTCACTGCCAGGATGAAAAGGTGGAAGAAACTCTGGTCAGTTACCATTGCACGGGTCCACGGGTAGCACGCTTCTTCAGCTTGACATGGTAAGTAAATTCTCGACGTTTAttctaatgttttcttttagatAAATAGCTGCACCAGTCACGTGGCgttctttatgtttatgtttttatgtttgacGTCTTGCCcattaaaatgattcaaatgtttgttttttttaacactttgtaGCCAACAATATGTGGACCCCTGAAATCTGTGCATCTCTTTCCAAACCCATGTTCATAATAAATGTTAAGCTGTTTCCTCTTCACTTCCATAAGAGATTCCACTCTTTAGGGAATGTTTTCcattatattttttctgtgtctgtatgagtttTTGTCTttacatattttcatatatgtatatcttgcattttatataaacacGTTATTTAtataatgcgtgtgtgtgtgtgtgtgtgtgtgtgtgtgtgtgtgtgtgtgtgtgtgtgtgtcattttatttgtcatatgcAGAGTACATATTGCCAGAGACAATTGTACACTGAAATGAATTACTGTAAATCGTTAGTCACTGTgctgttgccatagtaataacttTAATCATTGTGTTGCACAACTAGCATTCCACTTGACAACAAATCATTTGTGTTGCTAAAAAGCCAGTCTATACTGGCCAGCCCTATTGCCACTATGCCACTATTCCTGGCATCTTGACATCTCTACGTAATTCATTATTTCATTGTCAGGCTAATCATTGCCCATTGCTTTGTGCTGTATTAACTTAATGTTCACTGTTTGTTACATTATGCAACATAGATTTGCCTAATGAACTTGGATTacagaaaatatatacatattgtaGTTTGCCTTCATCTAGTtcacagttcattcattcagctgACCCAagcatttttatacagcttaaataaaatgtgtatttatacagAATATAATCATgcagatcagccataacatgaAAACCATCTGCCtaatgttatatactgtattgtttgtccagcacatctcACAAATGCTTGATCACATTCAGATCTGGAGAATTTGGAAGCCAAATGAATaccttgaactctttgtcatgtttctcCAACCAGTGCAGTGAAGTCTGGCAGTGGgtattatcctgctgaaagtgGCCACTGCCATTGTGAAAGACAGTTACCATGAAGgggtgtacttggtctgcaacaatgatcaggtaggtggtacatgtcaaagtaacacccacatgaatgccaggaccaAAGGTTTCCCAGTAGAACATTGCTCAGGGCAGCACACTGCCTCCGCTTGTTTGCTTTCTTCTCATAGCGCATCCTGGTTCCATCTTTTCTCTAGAAGCcacaaacacatgcacccaGCCATCCACATGatgcaaaagaaaatgtaattcatGTGATTCTTAGTGATTCATGGTCCAGTTGATGCTCACATAGACATCGTAGGTGCTTTTGATAGTTGACCGAGGTCAGCATGGGTGCTTTGATCGGTCTGCACAGCTCCACATGCTGCAACTTGCAATGCACTGTGTCTTATTATAGCCAATATGAACATTTTCAGAAAACTCTACTGCTGTAGCTTTTCTGTAGGATTGGACTTGACAAATTAGCTTTCACAAATCAATGAGCCTTGCACACTTCTGACCGTGTCGGCagttgtccttccttggacGACTTCTGGTAGATACTAATCACTGCATACCAGGAACACCCCATAAGATCtgtttggagatgctctgacccagttgtCTATCCATTCAACTTTGCCCCTTGTCAAAGATACTGTAGATCCTTATAcctgcccatttttcctgcttccaacatatcagctttgagaactgactgttcacaaGCCATATAATATATTCCAGCTCCCGAGCGGTGCCATTGTAACAAGAGCATTGATTGTGTTTACTTCACCTGTCAGATAGATCCCATAAGGGATAATTGTGTGTTATAGCAGCATGGTCAGTAACAagatacagcacacacacacatacaagatACCTGGAATCCCTGTCACTGATGCTGCCATCCCAGCAGACTAGAACACCGTAAATGGCATTCACCACCACAGAGTGGAAGAAGATCTCCAGAATCTTGTTCCATACATTGAAATATCTGGGCTTCCTCAGAAAATAGTCTGCTCATTCCCTTATTGTATACAGTGTCAGTATTGTTCCTCCATTCCAGTCTGTTGTTTAATTGTACAGTTAGCAATAATTCCATGCTTCTCACTCGTGATGATTATGGGTTTAATCAAAGTTTTAATGCTCCTGAGGTCCACCACCATCTCCTTGGTCTTCATCACATTTAGGAGCAGGTAATTTCTAGTCCACAAAGTTCTACAGTAGTTTCAGTTCTCCAACTCCTGTCCATGCCTAATACACTCCACCACTGCAGGTTCATCAGAAAACATCTGCAGATGACATGATTCAGAGTTGTATTGAAAGTCTGGGTGTACAGAGTGTACAAGAATGGAGACAAGACAGTCCCCaccagtggttttaatgttatggctgaaccttgtgcgtgtgtgtgtgtgtgtgtcaggcaaATTGAACACCACACTGAAAAAGAATCTTGCCTACGCAAGGcctttcatatactgtatacatttgcTTTGCCTGTTTCATAGTCAAGGTCTGTATTAACATCTACTATATTAACATCCTCCACTTTACTGGAAGTAAATCAAacaatttttatcttttttttttttttttttggatgatttTGCCTGTATTTCACAGGCTGACATAGTCATATTATCTGGAATTGTCTTTTTTCTGCTCTGTTCCACCAGGTTTATATGCACAGGGGGCTAATTACACTGGGCGATTTATGAAAAAGGTGGAGCAAGTAAAGAGGACATTACAAGCACAGTTCAAGCCAGTTTCTCTCAACTTTTCAGTTTTTGTCTTGACTGTTAGTGGATTATGTTGAGCCTTATCAAACTACCTCGAGTCTTAACCATCAACCAAGTTCCAAAAGTAAGTTCATCTCATTTTGTAATGAACTGCTTTCTAAGACTAATGTTGTGCTAAAGCAGCCTTTTTTTACTCTGAGCtaatgtctgtttgttttagagAGGTTTAATCTGAGCAGTACATGTCTGTTCACAATGTGTAATGTTGTGAggtctcattttatttttcctacAGTTATCCTTTACAGTGCTAGTTAATTTTTTCTCACATCTCAGATATTTGATCATCATTGATTACATACTCTTTATTTTCAGGTGTTCCATGAGGATGGGATCATATCTGGGTATCGGTATCCATATAGCTCAGCAAAAGACTGTGTTCTTAGCATCTTCCAGCTAACTAACGAAACCCTAAACATTTGGACCCACTTTCTTCCTACATGGTATGACCACAGTACCTTTATTTCACAAATTATACATGATATGGTGTGCTGTTCTAACCACCTTTATACCTTCAATTTAGATTTTCTTTAGTCATTTATTAATCAGTTACAATTTCAATATGTTGAATGAATGGCTTCTGACAGTAAAAACCAAGCCATGAATATGGACCTACTGAAAATAtataagctgttactatagaaacaataatgttttAGGTTACCTAAACTTTACCTAAACTGAAAAAGAATCAGCGCCTTCTGACTGACTAACATTGAGCATTTAACAAAACTGAGAAATTTATTATGACACAGAATAAGGGCAATTTATCTAGTAACTGCTATCAATCTTCTGATTTATGGCCACCTCTGAGATGCAACTATGACAATGTAGACTGAAGAATGTTTGTCACAAGTCCATCAAATATTACAGCCAAATACTGCATTCTCTACTTTCACATACTGTTTTGTCACTGATTCCAGAGTATACATCCAAGAAAGGATATCGGTTCTTTACAGGGCGTTGTGCACATGCACATTGTTCACATCATTTAGTGTAGCCAGTTTTCCTAATTGCATATTTTTGGGAGGTGGAAGGTTAAGATCAGGTCAGCCTGAACGCTACCCATTGTGCCATCATGTAACACACAAACCTAAAAATAATTTAGAATGTAAATAACTCCTATAAATTATTTACTGTcactttattattctttaaGTAATCTAAGTCGAGTAAATCTTTTAAGGATAGAAGTGTTTAAATGTGCTGCTTTGCTAGGTTCTTCTTGTGGAAGCTCCTTATGGTGCTAATGGAGGAAGACTGGCAGGACTCCTACTGTTGGCCTCTACTGGTTTTCCAGCTGTCCTGCTGCTTGTACCCCCTGGCTTCCAGCTGTGCACACACCTTCAGTACCATGTCTGAAAGTGCCAGACACGTCTGCTTTTTCTTTGACTACGGAGCATTAAGCTTCTACAGTTTAGGTCAGGTTGGAATTCATCATGTGTTGAATActgattttataaaaatgaattattgaCATCtcaaataatactaaaatattattttacatttatattataaattatttgtgCAAAATTACTCTGTTGTAATTAACCaaagtgattatttattatgtttttgatTTGAAAGTCTAGGTTCTGCCATTACATACTCTTCCTATATATTTCCTGAGAAATGGGTGAACAGCGTTTTCCATAAATACTACATTACCGCTGCCATGCTCAACTCTGTCCTCTCAACTGGACTGGCCTGTTACTCAAGGTAAAGTTGATGATACAGAATAAAACACTACCTtgacattttccacatttataCTATAATCAgtactttgtttttttaggCTTGGATTGCCTTTTATTGAGTACCATATAAATACAAGGTAATTTTACTTGTCAATTTCCTAATCATATGTTtgaaattacataaatattttatacttttaatatTTGAATCTATTTTTAATAGGCCTGTTGAGAAAAGACGAGTGAAACTAGGGAAAATTCTGCGGATTTTGTCCTTTGCATATCCATATCTCTTTGATAATATCCCTTTATTCTATAGGGTGGGTTCTTGCCAGACCTAATTATTCATCATTATTAATCTTATGGAATTGCCAGTTGTGTGTTCCAGATATCATTTTTGATTAACTTGTCTGGCCATGCAGATTTTTGTATGTGTTGGAGAGGATTGCACGGTTAATGAAGCCACAATGGTTCACTACCAGCACACTGCACTGGCACTACTTACAGGATTCCTCTTTGCCTCACACCTACCTGAACGCCTGGCACCTGGGAGTTTTGATTATATAGGTACTCTTTAACAATCAGTtgaacacacatttatatataatcacaaattatacagtacatacttacctagcactttattaggaacacttacacattcatgcagttcTCCAATCACTTATCATGTTAGTTGTAtgctttaatgtgtttttttttcccccccacagGACACAGTCACCAGCTATTTCATGTCTTCGCCATCATTGGCACATACTTCCAGCTCAGTGCAGTTGAGTTAGACATGACCTTAAGGAAGCAATGGCTTCTGACTCATTCACAACCCATAACCTTCAGCAACACAGTGGGTGCAGCATTGCTTTGTGCAGCCTGCAGTCTTTGTATAATCTATGTCTTCAGTAAGGCACTTTTCTGCACACAGATTTGGATGGACAATGATTTGAAAAGGTCACATTTTGCTGCAGTTTCTGACTCACAGCATGCAaacacatgttttattttaagacaGGAAAAATTAAggtgaagggttttttttatggACTGAAGACCTCTACCCACAAGACAATGCTCTCTGTTAATTATTGGGATCTCCTGTTGGAGCTCTGTTGAGTAGGATTTTTGCAATagaaattgaaaaaagaaatgaggatTTGTGCTGTGCCTTTCAATGGATTGTGTTTACAATTATGTCACAGTATatgattgttttttaattgccttaaatatttatgtacaatgtttttattgatttctgTGAAATTCTGTTACTTTGTAtactatttattttctttataaataaactgttttaatTGATGTTGCTCTGATTTATTAGGATTTCTAAGGATATTATTAGCATGATTGGAATATCAGTTTTTAATTGATATTTGAAAGAATGTTTCAAACAAGAAAATATTAGTAATTTTCctcatttaacatttttcagCCCAATTAAACCAATTCATCATCTCTTTACCACGTTATCCTTTCAGGACAATGTCACCATTATAATTAAATTGCAAGCATATAAgataatataagaaaataattcagttcaaatgtatttgtatagcgctttttacaattgacattgtctcaaaacagctttacagaacataaacatagaacaaagtgttattataaagaataatagaaagattaatagaataaaaattcaatattaatattagatatatttaggtgtgtatgtatttatccccaatgagcaagtctgaggtgactcaggtgactatGGGGAGGAAAagctcccttgaatggtaaaggaagaaaccttgaaaggaaccagactcaaaggggaacctcctCATacgtgtgattataaacatacagtcGTTGTTttaggttgttgtcctcaaaatAATTAGCGTCCTCGGTTCCCatctctcaaggttttttcttgGTTCTCATCTCAGTAGGTCGCTAAGAGTTAAACATCGGTGAGTTATTCTCTCTGCAAATGTACTATTATTTTAAcccacttgttttttttttcagctcgaTATTAACTTTTGGtgtattttgatttattttaattatgattTGAATTTTGACCAATAAACAATTTAGTGATGATTTAAATCTAATAAACATCGAATTTTGGTGTCTCAATCTTCCTCATGTTGtcttcttatttattatacatacaaattgtaGCTGAGGCTTAGGTAAGATAAACCCTAAACCCATAGATGGGCTTAAATAAGTCcacaataatttatatttaaattctaCATTATAATTCAAGTAGTCTCATAAccacaatatatattttaaaggttgtttttattctgatttgtatttttgcttGCATGGCATAAACAACGGGTTGATGAAAAGATTTACTAGACTGTAGATTGTAAACAATCGAAATAGCATATCGGATATGACGTAAAAAGAAGAGGCGGGGTGTCCTGTATGAACGGCCCCTTTTGCTGAGCTCTGATTGGTGCGATTTGAAAAATATGTTTGTCGGTTGACGGAGGGAGCGAACTTTGAATTTCTGAGTGGAGAACAGGAAGCTAAGCTAACGGCGTCGGAACAAAAAGAAGCTAAGATGCTAAGGCCAGTGTGAGTATCGGGCTTTATTTCACtgaaaagttttttctgtgggaaataTTTGTTAGAAATGCTTGTGTCTTCTGTTTCGCCTTCTCGTTTAGTAAGGAGAATgtgtaaaaacagaaaacacttAAGTTCAGCCATCTTGGACTGGTCAGGATTGTAGCTAGGGGACAAATCTAGGTCAATTTTGTAACCCAAAGCCATTAATCTAATCttattttagtgtttgtttgttttttccacctGGGAACCTTTTAGTGTTGATTTacttttatgtttatgtgcGAGCTAAATTTATACACTGATGTCAATCgagcaagaaaaacaaacaaaatcaaacaaaatctcCAACAAGTTGTTTATcggttatgttttatgtattatacaTCTTAGCATTTAGGTTGCTTCATTCGGCTTTTTTCTagttcttcttttttaattacagaaagGGTAAAACCCCCAGAAGAGCTCCTCCTAAAAAACCTACAAACAACCTGAAGGATCCTGTCGGAGTGAGTACATGTATGCTGAT
The DNA window shown above is from Tachysurus fulvidraco isolate hzauxx_2018 chromosome 13, HZAU_PFXX_2.0, whole genome shotgun sequence and carries:
- the paqr5a gene encoding membrane progestin receptor gamma-A: MLSLIKLPRVLTINQVPKVFHEDGIISGYRYPYSSAKDCVLSIFQLTNETLNIWTHFLPTWFFLWKLLMVLMEEDWQDSYCWPLLVFQLSCCLYPLASSCAHTFSTMSESARHVCFFFDYGALSFYSLGSAITYSSYIFPEKWVNSVFHKYYITAAMLNSVLSTGLACYSRLGLPFIEYHINTRPVEKRRVKLGKILRILSFAYPYLFDNIPLFYRIFVCVGEDCTVNEATMVHYQHTALALLTGFLFASHLPERLAPGSFDYIGHSHQLFHVFAIIGTYFQLSAVELDMTLRKQWLLTHSQPITFSNTVGAALLCAACSLCIIYVFSKALFCTQIWMDNDLKRSHFAAVSDSQHANTCFILRQEKLR